A region from the Denticeps clupeoides unplaced genomic scaffold, fDenClu1.1, whole genome shotgun sequence genome encodes:
- the LOC114774294 gene encoding osteopetrosis-associated transmembrane protein 1-like isoform X1: MSWLLLAALFGTVAGGGRASTPLLSLSLSSAFPEQLEFSDVCLEMLRVFGRRYVTYADCLVSHARPVRICQSCYSKYSSLREVYANMSSDQLAPGNVSCNDELLRADRLMLLYKLYSNLEDIWGDNPQSAYCSRCLTEDLQGLNSQTLHFFEVLNQTLGCFEKYQQGNHSELCKECKATYRSLNELYSELDKNKSLCMDTEDAMNVTRHLWSKMFSCAFPREETVPVLAVSSFMVFLPIIFYLSSFLHSEQKKRKLIHPKRVKSNHSLMNIQDRFN; this comes from the exons ATGTCGTGGCTTTTGCTCGCCGCGCTGTTCGGGACCGTGGCGGGCGGCGGACGGGCGTCGACGCCGCTCCTGTCCCTCAGCCTGTCCTCCGCCTTCCCAGAGCAGCTGGAGTTCAGCGACGTCTGCCTGGAGATGCTGCGGGTGTTCGGCCGGCGCTACGTCACCTACGCGGACTGCCTGGTGTCCCACGCCCGGCCCGTCCGGATCTGCCAGAGCTGCTACAGCAAGTACAGCAGCCTGAGGGAGGTGTACGCCAACATGTCCTCCGACCAG TTAGCTCCCGGGAACGTGAGCTGCAACGATGAACTTCTGCGCGCCGACCGGCTGATGCTGCTCTACAAGCTTTACAGCAACCTGGAGGATATCTGGGGCGACAACCCTCAGAGCGCTTACTGCTCAC gttGTCTAACAGAAGATCTGCAGGGTCTGAACAGTCAGACACTCCATTTCTTTGAAGTTCTCAACCAGACTCTCGGCTGCTTTGAAAAGTACCAGCAG GGGAATCACTCTGAGCTGTGTAAAGAGTGTAAGGCCACGTACAGATCCTTAAACGAGCTCTACAGCGAGCTGGataaaaacaaatcactttgcatGGATACCGAGGATGCG ATGAACGTCACGCGCCACTTGTGGAGTAAAATGTTCAGCTGTGCGTTCCCACGCGAGGAGACTGTCCCGGTCCTCGCCGTGTCCAGCTTCATGGTCTTCCTGCCCATCATCTTCTACTTGAGCAGCTTTCTGCACTCGGAACAAAAGAAACGCAAACTCATACACC CCAAGAGGGTGAAGTCCAACCACAGCCTGATGAACATCCAGGACAGGTTCAACTGA
- the LOC114774294 gene encoding osteopetrosis-associated transmembrane protein 1-like isoform X2 produces MSWLLLAALFGTVAGGGRASTPLLSLSLSSAFPEQLEFSDVCLEMLRVFGRRYVTYADCLVSHARPVRICQSCYSKYSSLREVYANMSSDQLAPGNVSCNDELLRADRLMLLYKLYSNLEDIWGDNPQSAYCSRCLTEDLQGLNSQTLHFFEVLNQTLGCFEKYQQMNVTRHLWSKMFSCAFPREETVPVLAVSSFMVFLPIIFYLSSFLHSEQKKRKLIHPKRVKSNHSLMNIQDRFN; encoded by the exons ATGTCGTGGCTTTTGCTCGCCGCGCTGTTCGGGACCGTGGCGGGCGGCGGACGGGCGTCGACGCCGCTCCTGTCCCTCAGCCTGTCCTCCGCCTTCCCAGAGCAGCTGGAGTTCAGCGACGTCTGCCTGGAGATGCTGCGGGTGTTCGGCCGGCGCTACGTCACCTACGCGGACTGCCTGGTGTCCCACGCCCGGCCCGTCCGGATCTGCCAGAGCTGCTACAGCAAGTACAGCAGCCTGAGGGAGGTGTACGCCAACATGTCCTCCGACCAG TTAGCTCCCGGGAACGTGAGCTGCAACGATGAACTTCTGCGCGCCGACCGGCTGATGCTGCTCTACAAGCTTTACAGCAACCTGGAGGATATCTGGGGCGACAACCCTCAGAGCGCTTACTGCTCAC gttGTCTAACAGAAGATCTGCAGGGTCTGAACAGTCAGACACTCCATTTCTTTGAAGTTCTCAACCAGACTCTCGGCTGCTTTGAAAAGTACCAGCAG ATGAACGTCACGCGCCACTTGTGGAGTAAAATGTTCAGCTGTGCGTTCCCACGCGAGGAGACTGTCCCGGTCCTCGCCGTGTCCAGCTTCATGGTCTTCCTGCCCATCATCTTCTACTTGAGCAGCTTTCTGCACTCGGAACAAAAGAAACGCAAACTCATACACC CCAAGAGGGTGAAGTCCAACCACAGCCTGATGAACATCCAGGACAGGTTCAACTGA